From Bacteroidales bacterium, one genomic window encodes:
- a CDS encoding arginine deiminase family protein, giving the protein MTPVKVNVQSEIGRLKGVILHTPGAEVENMTPRTAQRALYSDILNLSIAQKEYAQLNGVLKKYTKTYQVNDLLKTVLDDRMQRDTLVRKICSVENALDYFDALMDLNSKELTTLLIEGLPAKIDTLTAYIKDEYYALSPLYNFYFTRDASASVGKDVLICKMANQVRVRESMIMQAIFECPQLFDCEMINANDYSHEKVGEGGIAGSQVNAGLTIEGGDVEVVNDHILLIGNGLRTSTQGIDMMISRFCKDKTEGEKYILVQELPGNVESFIHLDMVFTMLDRDSCLIYEPLILGDNEYRTVLITIDNGKVKSIKTVANIISALRRLGVDLKPVICGGDDEWNEEREQWHSGANSFALAPGKVFAYARNIHTIEAMNDSGYEVLAAKDVIAGKKDLDSYKRCVVTIEGSELPRGGGGARCMTMPVVREKI; this is encoded by the coding sequence ATGACACCTGTAAAAGTTAACGTACAAAGCGAGATAGGCCGCTTGAAAGGGGTAATACTTCACACCCCCGGAGCTGAGGTGGAGAACATGACGCCTCGCACTGCACAGCGCGCTTTATACAGTGACATCCTAAATTTGTCAATAGCCCAAAAAGAATATGCACAGCTTAACGGCGTGCTTAAGAAGTACACAAAAACTTATCAAGTTAATGACTTGCTAAAAACTGTCCTGGATGACAGAATGCAAAGAGATACCCTGGTAAGGAAAATTTGTTCCGTGGAAAATGCCCTGGATTATTTCGATGCTCTTATGGACCTGAATTCCAAGGAACTAACAACTCTTTTGATAGAGGGGTTGCCGGCAAAAATTGATACCTTGACGGCATACATTAAAGATGAGTACTACGCATTAAGTCCTTTGTATAATTTTTATTTTACTCGCGACGCGTCCGCTTCCGTTGGAAAAGATGTGCTGATTTGCAAGATGGCAAATCAGGTGAGAGTGCGTGAATCCATGATTATGCAGGCAATTTTTGAATGTCCGCAATTATTTGATTGCGAGATGATTAATGCAAACGATTACTCTCATGAAAAAGTTGGCGAGGGGGGAATTGCAGGGAGCCAGGTTAATGCCGGTCTTACCATAGAGGGCGGAGACGTTGAAGTTGTTAATGACCATATCCTTTTGATTGGTAACGGGTTGCGCACAAGCACCCAGGGAATTGACATGATGATTTCCCGTTTTTGCAAAGACAAAACAGAAGGAGAAAAATATATTCTTGTGCAGGAGCTTCCTGGAAATGTTGAGTCATTTATCCATCTTGATATGGTGTTTACAATGCTAGACAGAGACAGCTGCCTGATTTATGAACCGCTGATACTTGGTGATAATGAGTACAGAACGGTGCTTATAACAATAGATAACGGGAAAGTAAAAAGCATAAAAACTGTCGCGAATATAATTAGCGCGCTTAGACGTCTTGGCGTTGATTTGAAACCTGTTATCTGCGGCGGGGATGATGAGTGGAATGAGGAGAGAGAGCAGTGGCACAGCGGAGCAAACAGTTTTGCCCTTGCACCTGGAAAAGTTTTTGCTTATGCCAGAAATATCCATACTATTGAGGCGATGAATGATAGTGGTTATGAGGTTCTTGCGGCAAAAGATGTGATTGCGGGGAAGAAAGATTTGGATTCGTATAAGCGTTGTGTTGTTACTATTGAGGGAAGCGAGCTTCCGCGCGGTGGCGGCGGCGCAAGGTGTATGACCATGCCGGTTGTGAGAGAGAAGATATAG